In the genome of Synechococcus sp. UW179A, the window TTGTCGCCGCCGGAGGGAGCACCGAAGGGTCTGCCTGGGGCCGGGATCCCTTCTGTTCAATGGCCGTCGGCAGGGTGCTCTGATCGATCAGCGCAGCGCCATTGTCTGTGGTGACTTCAGAAGACTCTTGGGCGGAGGCAACCCCTGCGATGTGGGAGGGCACGATGCCTGCAATCAGAAGAAGGCTTGCAGCTGTCCGACGCACATCAAAACCTGAGCTTGGCGGAGCTTAGGTGGTTTTTTCTGGATCTCCGAGCACTGCAGCCACGATGTCAGCTGCTCCATGCACGATCCGAATCGGGACAGGAAGTTGCGCCTGAACCTGATCCAGAGTCATGTCATCAAGGAAGACAGGCTGCCCCTGCCGCAACATCACCGATGGCAGCAGCAACTGATCCCCCAGGTCCTGATCCTTAAGGCCATCCAACAGATCCTGACCAGTCAGAAGACCAGTGACCACCTGATCCTGTCCCCAGTAGGGACTGGGAAGACCATGCATCTGCAGGGTGACGCCATCAATTCTGTTGAGACGCTCTGTGACTGTCTCCAGAGCTTTGTCCACAAGACGACCTACCACCCAACTGGTGCGTCGTGGCTCAGCCACACGCTCTGGCAGTGATTCCGTGGCCTTATCCAACGACTCGAGAAACGCCCGGATCGTTCCTACACCATTTTCCTGCTGCGGAAGATCCTCATAGCTGACGCGCGGAGGAAGTTGACGGCCTGCAATCAGATACCACTCATCCGACAACCAAACAAATCGACTGCCGAATCGCCCTTGGAACTCAGACTGGAGCGGTTCCACTGCGTCAATCACCCGCCTGGCATCTTCAGGGGTGACAGCCCGTAACCCATCACCAGGGGGGCGGAAACGAGTCAGCCCAACAGGTACCACTGCCGCTGAAAGCACGGCAGGCCACTCAACACCAGTAAAACGCGCGAGATCGCGAAGGGTCTTAAGGAGTGCCTCACCATCATTAAGACCGGGGCACACCACCACCTGAGCGTGAATCTGCAACTTGCGCTGCGCAAACCACTCCAGCTGCTTCAGCAGCTTTCCTGCTCTTGGATTCTCCAGAAGTGTGGATCGCAGATCGGGATCTGTTGCATGCACAGACACGAAAAGCGGTGTCAGCCGTTGCTGCTCAATCCGCTCCCAATCGGCATCAGCCAGGTTGGTGAGAGTGAGATAGGAGCCGTAAAGAAAGCTGAGTCGATAATCGTCATCCTTGAGATAAAGACTGTCCCGATGGCCCGGCGGCTGCTGATCGATGAAGCAGAAGGAGCAACGATTGGTGCATTGACGAAGGCCGTCGAAGAGAGCTTCGGTGAAAGCCAGCCCCAAACCATCGTCCGCATCCTTCTCCAACTCGACGCTATGCAGCGCACCTGCGCTGTCACGAACCTCGAGCGTCAGCTCCTCCTCAACAATGAGATAGCGGTAATCAATGAGATCGCGGGGGCGCACACCATTGATGCTCAGTAGCTGATCCCCTGGCTCAAATCCCAGTTCCTCTCCAATCGACCCTGACTCAACTGAGGCAACGACCGCAGGTTCAGGTTGTCGTGAGGGGCTTGCAGGATCCAGAGCCGTGACAGCAACCCCTGCGGAAGGCTCATTCCACACATCAAGGAGGCAACTGTTATCAGTTTGGGACGGCGGCCGACCACCACACCAGCAGCAACACTCCGAAAAGGAGTCTGTAGATCACGAAAATCCAGGTGCTGTGACGTTGCAGATACTTCAACAGCCAGTCGATGGCCAACCAGGAGACCACAGCTGCAGAAAAAATACCGATTAAAAGGGGGAGCGCACCGCCAGCGCTGGGCTCACTGAAAGCATCCTTTAACTGCACTAAACCAGCCAGGGTGATGGCTGGAATTCCCAGCAGAAACGAAAATCGGGCCGCATCCGGACGCTTCCAGCTGTCAAACAGCGAGGCGGTGAGGGTGCTTCCCGATCGGGAAACCCCAGGGATCAGGGCAAGCACCTGAGCGAGTCCCACCACCAGGCCATCACGCCCTTGCACCTGGTCGAGTCGCTTGAGGCGCGGGCCAAGCTTCTCTGCCAGAGCCAGCAGCAAAGCCATCACAATCGACACAACGGCGATAACCGGTTCGCTGCGCAGTGGAGACGTCTCATAACCGGGCCAGAACACTTTGATGCCAAGCCCCACCACCAGGATCGGCACGGTGCCAATGGCCATCGCAATCCCCAGGCGAGCTTCGGGCTCCCGCCACTGCCCTCTGCGTAGGGCATCACTAATTCCCTTCCAAACCCCAGCGAGATCCTCTCGGAAGTAACCGATGACCGCCACGATGCTGCCCAGCTGGATGACGGCAGTGGCCGACACGCCGGGATCCTGCCAACCGGCCAGGGCAGGCACCACCTTCAGATGTGCCGTACTGCTGATTGGCAAAAACTCAGTCAGGCCCTGAACGACACCCAGAACAACATTTCTCCAAATGGCCTCGAGTAGTCCGGGTTCTGACACCTCTGCGTCCTGAACACAAGTTTGAGGACGCTATCGCCAGCCCCAACACCGGATGACATCAGACACCTCACAAAAACGCTCAATCAGGCGCAAATCTTCTAAGGTCACAGTCCTTTCTTCACATACAGCGGGGGTGGATCGTTGTTCAGTGGGCTGATACGCAACCAAGCCCTTGCTGAGCCGGTCCAGCCGATTGCTCTTGGGATAGCCGGACTGCCTTTTTGGGCATCCATGCTGGTGGTGTTGCCTGTCTTTGTGCAGGCTCCTTGGGTACGACAACAACCCTTCAGCTCCTGCCTGTTCGGCCTAGTCCTCCTTTCAGCGGGCGTGATTACCAATGCGATTGCACCCAACAAATGGAAGGAGCTAGGTGCACTTTTGGTTGGCTTCAGTGGAAGCTGGCTGGCTGGCAGCCTGTTCTGGGGGTGGTTAGCGAGTCATCCACTGCTGCACCTTCCTATTGAAGCTTTTGCATTGCCTCTGGCGATCACCGGTCTGCAAACGCGATGGCGACTTGGCTGCGCCTTTTATCTGGCCTCGCTTCTGGGCACAGCTTTCACCGATCTGGCCATGGCACTCACAGGTGTCATGGCCCTTTGGCCTGCGGTGATTGGAGCTTCCGCGTCAGAAGCGACTTTGCTGCTTCAGGACGCTGCTGCATTCGTGTTGAGGCCAAGTTCTCTGCTGACGGTGGTTACAGCAGGAGCAATCATCCTCCAGCTCGTTCAGCACTGCAGACATCGCAGCAGCCTGTCAGCCGCGACTGACAAGTCCTGGTCTGTAGCGGCTGCAGTGCTGTTCACAACTCTCGTGATTGACGGATTGTTTCTGTCGCTGTCTCTGCTTGCACCAGAACTCAGCGGCTTGGTCTGAAACGAACTGCAAAAAACTGCGACCCCTTGCATCGGATCAAGGCAATGGCACTTGTATGGTTTGCAAGCCGGCCACGCCGGTAATCATCCCGTTCCGATCTTCTAAACGGAGAGTTCCATGAAGCGTCTGCTGTCCTGGCTGACAGGCATTCTTGTGATGGCAGGCCTGCTGATGGGCCTGCTGCTACCCGCGAGCGTTCAGGCTG includes:
- a CDS encoding TIGR03279 family radical SAM protein encodes the protein MWNEPSAGVAVTALDPASPSRQPEPAVVASVESGSIGEELGFEPGDQLLSINGVRPRDLIDYRYLIVEEELTLEVRDSAGALHSVELEKDADDGLGLAFTEALFDGLRQCTNRCSFCFIDQQPPGHRDSLYLKDDDYRLSFLYGSYLTLTNLADADWERIEQQRLTPLFVSVHATDPDLRSTLLENPRAGKLLKQLEWFAQRKLQIHAQVVVCPGLNDGEALLKTLRDLARFTGVEWPAVLSAAVVPVGLTRFRPPGDGLRAVTPEDARRVIDAVEPLQSEFQGRFGSRFVWLSDEWYLIAGRQLPPRVSYEDLPQQENGVGTIRAFLESLDKATESLPERVAEPRRTSWVVGRLVDKALETVTERLNRIDGVTLQMHGLPSPYWGQDQVVTGLLTGQDLLDGLKDQDLGDQLLLPSVMLRQGQPVFLDDMTLDQVQAQLPVPIRIVHGAADIVAAVLGDPEKTT
- a CDS encoding undecaprenyl-diphosphate phosphatase, which encodes MSEPGLLEAIWRNVVLGVVQGLTEFLPISSTAHLKVVPALAGWQDPGVSATAVIQLGSIVAVIGYFREDLAGVWKGISDALRRGQWREPEARLGIAMAIGTVPILVVGLGIKVFWPGYETSPLRSEPVIAVVSIVMALLLALAEKLGPRLKRLDQVQGRDGLVVGLAQVLALIPGVSRSGSTLTASLFDSWKRPDAARFSFLLGIPAITLAGLVQLKDAFSEPSAGGALPLLIGIFSAAVVSWLAIDWLLKYLQRHSTWIFVIYRLLFGVLLLVWWSAAVPN
- a CDS encoding DUF3120 domain-containing protein — encoded protein: MFSGLIRNQALAEPVQPIALGIAGLPFWASMLVVLPVFVQAPWVRQQPFSSCLFGLVLLSAGVITNAIAPNKWKELGALLVGFSGSWLAGSLFWGWLASHPLLHLPIEAFALPLAITGLQTRWRLGCAFYLASLLGTAFTDLAMALTGVMALWPAVIGASASEATLLLQDAAAFVLRPSSLLTVVTAGAIILQLVQHCRHRSSLSAATDKSWSVAAAVLFTTLVIDGLFLSLSLLAPELSGLV